From the genome of Gemmatimonas phototrophica, one region includes:
- the recG gene encoding ATP-dependent DNA helicase RecG, with protein MTFRGDSDAQERRRRPPARPAPRLTLDTPVTYLKGIGSARATLLAKLGITMAGDLLRHVPHRYEDATTVTPLANADVGADVTVLGRVIAKGVLPTRKGLRVFQAVIQDATGMLEIAWPGQPFLDRTINKDDWLLCTGPVRFFHGRRLQPREFVNLGPEEEGTGEGRVLAVYPGTEGLSVRLLRAMVQQHLDALLPLVQEPLPPEVLQAADVPSLRDAMRMVHRPTSVAEAVRGRSRLAFEELLCVQLLHRRANMMARDARGGRQFTNRRQLTSQLRTALPYTLTHAQVRAIREIVQDMESPRRMHRLLQGDVGAGKTVVAVFSALLAMENGAQVALMAPTELLAEQHARSIGTLLAPLGITPLLLTGRLPAGEKRLALTRLASPDAVLVIGTHALLQPDVRFGNLGLVIIDEQHRFGVEQRAVLSGKGETPDVLLMSATPIPRSLALTMYGDLDVSVLDERPPGRQPVTTVVRPESGRAKVFEFANTQLDAGRQVYVVYPLIETSEKIDLKAATVMYEALVTGPFAARQVALLHGRLPAEERDAIMRRFVQGEVQVLVATTVIEVGIDVGNATVMIIEHPERFGLSQLHQLRGRVGRGGEQSYCVLLGDVGTEAAERLSMFASTEDGFEIARADLQLRGMGDLFGAKQHGLPAFRIADPLRDEALNETARTVADRLLRDDPLLELPAHHALRHQLTVGYARALELFQIG; from the coding sequence GTGACGTTCCGCGGCGACTCGGATGCGCAGGAGCGTCGGCGACGCCCGCCCGCGCGCCCGGCGCCGCGACTGACGTTGGACACCCCGGTTACGTACCTCAAGGGGATCGGATCGGCGCGTGCCACGCTGCTGGCCAAGCTGGGCATTACGATGGCGGGCGATCTGCTGCGGCATGTCCCCCATCGCTACGAAGATGCCACCACGGTCACGCCATTGGCCAATGCGGACGTGGGCGCCGACGTCACCGTACTCGGGCGGGTGATCGCCAAAGGCGTGCTGCCAACCCGCAAAGGGCTGCGTGTCTTCCAGGCGGTGATTCAGGACGCCACCGGCATGCTGGAAATCGCCTGGCCGGGACAGCCGTTTCTCGATCGCACCATCAACAAGGACGACTGGCTGCTGTGCACCGGACCGGTGCGCTTTTTTCACGGACGTCGGCTCCAGCCGCGCGAGTTCGTCAACCTCGGTCCCGAGGAAGAAGGGACCGGTGAAGGGCGAGTGCTGGCGGTCTATCCCGGTACCGAAGGACTGTCCGTTCGCTTGCTGCGGGCCATGGTGCAGCAGCATCTCGATGCGCTGTTGCCACTGGTGCAGGAGCCGCTCCCGCCCGAGGTGCTGCAGGCGGCCGATGTCCCGTCGTTGCGCGATGCCATGCGCATGGTGCATCGACCGACCAGTGTGGCAGAAGCCGTGCGCGGACGTTCGCGGCTGGCCTTCGAAGAACTGCTCTGTGTGCAACTGCTGCATCGTCGGGCCAACATGATGGCGCGTGACGCGCGCGGTGGCCGGCAGTTCACGAACAGGCGGCAACTCACCAGTCAGTTGCGCACGGCGCTCCCCTATACGCTCACGCACGCGCAGGTGCGCGCCATCCGTGAAATTGTGCAGGATATGGAGAGCCCGCGGCGCATGCATCGCCTCTTGCAGGGGGATGTCGGTGCCGGCAAAACGGTGGTGGCGGTATTCAGCGCCCTGCTGGCCATGGAGAACGGGGCGCAGGTGGCACTCATGGCCCCCACGGAACTGCTGGCGGAACAGCACGCGCGCAGTATTGGTACCCTGCTCGCTCCGCTGGGCATTACACCGCTGTTGCTCACCGGGCGACTGCCAGCCGGCGAGAAGCGACTCGCCCTCACGCGATTGGCCAGTCCTGACGCCGTCCTCGTGATCGGCACCCACGCGCTGTTGCAACCGGATGTACGCTTTGGCAATCTGGGGCTCGTCATCATCGATGAGCAGCACCGCTTTGGGGTGGAGCAACGCGCCGTGCTGAGCGGCAAAGGGGAAACACCCGATGTGCTGCTCATGAGTGCGACGCCCATTCCGCGTTCGCTCGCGCTCACCATGTATGGCGATCTCGATGTGAGCGTGCTCGACGAGCGTCCCCCCGGACGGCAGCCCGTTACCACGGTCGTGCGGCCGGAAAGTGGACGCGCCAAGGTGTTCGAGTTTGCCAATACGCAACTCGATGCCGGGCGACAGGTCTACGTGGTGTACCCGCTCATTGAAACAAGCGAGAAGATCGATCTCAAGGCGGCGACAGTCATGTACGAGGCCTTGGTCACCGGTCCATTCGCCGCGCGACAGGTAGCCTTGCTGCACGGGCGATTGCCGGCCGAAGAGCGGGACGCCATTATGCGCCGGTTTGTGCAGGGAGAGGTACAGGTGCTCGTGGCCACAACGGTCATCGAGGTGGGGATTGATGTCGGCAATGCCACCGTCATGATCATTGAGCATCCCGAACGCTTCGGACTTTCGCAATTGCATCAGCTGCGTGGGCGGGTGGGACGGGGCGGCGAACAATCGTATTGTGTGTTGCTGGGAGATGTCGGCACCGAGGCTGCCGAACGCCTGAGCATGTTCGCGTCCACGGAGGATGGATTCGAGATCGCACGCGCCGACCTGCAACTGCGTGGCATGGGCGATCTGTTCGGGGCAAAGCAACACGGGCTACCGGCGTTTCGGATTGCCGATCCGTTGCGGGACGAAGCGCTCAACGAAACCGCGCGAACCGTGGCAGACCGTCTCCTTCGTGACGATCCCTTGCTGGAACTACCCGCGCACCATGCGCTGCGGCACCAGTTGACGGTGGGCTACGCCCGTGCCCTCGAACTCTTTCAGATTGGCTGA
- a CDS encoding hybrid sensor histidine kinase/response regulator has protein sequence MRSISAALMVGIAGVMVAIAFDRWYAQSLIAREGDRIQALAAPYTKQISGFFDRRVSRLDALRAFVEAEPAMPSLNADFPTFAEGLSSAASGVRAFQLVRKGRIMRSWPDFDDSLLVGVDLYQHPNPEVSDGVRRAMQTPSVVLTGPISLLQGGVGFIARQQLRPFGPEGPDMVAMVLDLESMISEAALATIPASIAYALHDHRGRLLVGRDSIAAPIRVVLPIADVSWTLRMAPAAGWRAAVETELRTTRTASALLWVMLMYISLTIITRQRALAGAVEDRTRELEQANAELRREVAERLQLEERLLHSQKMEAVGTLAGGIAHDFNNLLTAITGFAQLSDQHSAELQERTPSDDEREQLQELRTDLGEILKAADRASLLTSQLLAFSRRQKVTLDRHDVNGIVHDLERMLQRLIGERVDLLTEVEAGPLCVLVDNGQLSQVLMNLVVNARDALPSGGTVRIATRPLHIGEDPAEPFRALPPGEWVVIEVQDTGVGMSPEIMSRIFEPFFTTKHIGDGTGLGLSMVYGIVTQAGGQVFVDSTPGVGTTVSVVLPRIMGAPQPVALEPEMSRRSDGELVLVVEDEAGLRRLVGEILRRKGFRVEVAPDGRDALELLTQIDTMPDLVLTDVVMPRMGGWELAAALEQRGVLVPVLFMSGYQDGEEMPDDARYTYIAKPFTPDALVDRVRAALGLPV, from the coding sequence GTGCGCTCAATCAGCGCGGCGCTCATGGTGGGCATCGCGGGGGTGATGGTGGCCATCGCCTTCGACCGGTGGTACGCGCAGTCGCTCATTGCGCGCGAGGGCGACCGTATTCAGGCGCTGGCCGCGCCCTATACCAAGCAAATCTCCGGCTTTTTTGATCGGCGGGTCAGTCGTCTCGATGCGTTGCGCGCCTTCGTGGAGGCCGAACCCGCCATGCCAAGCCTCAACGCCGATTTCCCGACCTTCGCGGAGGGCTTGAGCAGCGCGGCGTCGGGGGTGCGGGCGTTTCAGCTGGTCCGCAAGGGGCGCATTATGCGCTCGTGGCCCGACTTTGACGATTCGTTGCTGGTGGGCGTGGACCTGTACCAGCACCCCAATCCGGAAGTGTCGGACGGCGTTCGCCGGGCCATGCAGACTCCATCGGTCGTCCTCACAGGGCCCATCAGTCTGCTGCAGGGCGGCGTGGGGTTCATTGCCCGCCAGCAGTTGCGTCCGTTCGGCCCGGAAGGGCCGGACATGGTGGCCATGGTGCTTGACCTGGAGTCGATGATCAGCGAGGCGGCACTGGCCACCATTCCGGCCAGCATCGCCTATGCGCTCCATGATCACCGGGGGCGACTGCTGGTGGGGCGTGACTCCATTGCAGCGCCCATCCGCGTCGTACTCCCTATTGCCGATGTGTCGTGGACGTTGCGAATGGCGCCCGCGGCTGGCTGGCGGGCGGCGGTTGAAACGGAACTCCGCACCACGCGCACGGCCTCCGCACTGCTGTGGGTGATGCTGATGTACATCAGCCTCACCATCATCACCCGCCAGCGGGCGTTGGCGGGGGCCGTGGAAGATCGGACCCGCGAGCTTGAACAGGCCAACGCCGAGTTGCGGCGCGAAGTCGCGGAACGACTGCAGCTCGAAGAGCGGCTGCTCCATTCGCAAAAAATGGAGGCCGTGGGGACGCTGGCCGGCGGAATTGCGCACGATTTCAACAACCTGCTGACGGCCATTACCGGCTTTGCGCAGCTCTCCGACCAGCACTCCGCTGAACTGCAGGAACGCACCCCCAGCGACGATGAGCGCGAACAGCTGCAGGAGCTGCGCACTGATCTCGGGGAAATCCTCAAGGCCGCCGACCGCGCTTCACTGCTCACGTCCCAACTGCTCGCCTTCAGCCGGCGCCAGAAGGTCACACTCGATCGCCATGACGTGAACGGCATCGTGCATGATCTGGAGCGCATGCTGCAGCGGCTCATCGGGGAACGGGTGGATCTGCTCACCGAGGTGGAAGCGGGACCGCTCTGCGTGCTGGTTGACAATGGTCAGCTGTCGCAAGTGCTCATGAATCTGGTGGTCAATGCGCGTGACGCCCTGCCATCGGGGGGCACGGTCCGCATTGCCACCCGCCCACTGCATATCGGGGAGGACCCTGCGGAACCCTTTCGCGCGTTGCCTCCGGGCGAATGGGTGGTGATCGAGGTGCAGGATACCGGCGTTGGCATGTCCCCGGAGATCATGTCCCGCATATTCGAGCCGTTTTTCACCACCAAGCACATCGGCGATGGAACCGGGCTTGGCCTTTCCATGGTGTACGGAATTGTCACGCAGGCCGGAGGGCAGGTGTTCGTGGACAGCACCCCCGGCGTGGGCACGACGGTGTCGGTGGTCCTGCCGCGCATCATGGGCGCCCCGCAACCGGTCGCACTGGAACCGGAAATGTCCCGCCGCTCTGATGGCGAACTGGTACTCGTGGTGGAAGACGAGGCCGGCCTGCGACGACTCGTCGGGGAAATCCTGCGGCGCAAGGGCTTCCGGGTGGAAGTGGCCCCCGATGGTCGCGACGCCCTGGAGCTGCTCACACAGATCGACACCATGCCTGATCTCGTGCTGACGGATGTGGTCATGCCGCGCATGGGTGGATGGGAACTGGCCGCCGCCCTCGAACAGCGGGGGGTCCTGGTGCCGGTGCTGTTCATGTCCGGCTATCAGGATGGCGAGGAGATGCCTGACGATGCCCGGTACACCTACATCGCCAAGCCCTTTACCCCGGATGCCCTGGTGGACCGGGTACGAGCGGCCCTCGGCCTGCCGGTGTAG
- the ftsY gene encoding signal recognition particle-docking protein FtsY, with protein MARLFRRKDDVPKRSLWQRIKDVVRTDVSVLFKGVDEGSLEALETLLIESDFGVPTSLALVAEVERRHKRGDVKSESEFRQALADGVEAALRKGNSDPALRTNPGGPTVVLVIGVNGAGKTTFIGKLSAAFRAEGKRVLLGAADTFRAGAIDQLRVWSERAGVDFVGGAPGSDPASVAFDAVDAGVTRGVDVIIVDTAGRLHTSDDLMTELRKIHRVIGKRLPDAPHEILLVLDGTIGQNALSQARTFSAAVPVTGIVVTKLDGTAKGGIVVAVHEALDVPIKFVGLGEQIGDLEPFDAGDYARELVET; from the coding sequence ATGGCTCGACTGTTCCGCCGAAAGGATGACGTTCCCAAGCGCTCTCTCTGGCAGCGCATCAAGGACGTGGTGCGCACCGATGTGTCCGTGCTGTTCAAGGGGGTGGACGAAGGCTCCCTCGAGGCACTGGAAACACTGCTCATTGAGAGCGATTTCGGCGTCCCCACCTCGTTGGCGCTGGTGGCCGAAGTGGAGCGTCGCCACAAGCGCGGCGACGTAAAATCGGAAAGCGAGTTTCGCCAGGCGCTCGCCGATGGCGTTGAAGCGGCGCTGCGGAAGGGGAACAGCGACCCGGCGTTGCGTACCAATCCGGGCGGGCCCACCGTGGTGCTGGTGATTGGTGTCAACGGGGCCGGGAAAACCACCTTCATTGGCAAGCTGTCCGCCGCGTTTCGCGCTGAAGGCAAACGCGTGCTGCTGGGCGCCGCCGATACCTTTCGCGCCGGAGCCATTGATCAGTTGCGCGTCTGGTCTGAGCGCGCCGGCGTCGATTTCGTGGGCGGCGCCCCCGGGAGTGATCCGGCCAGCGTGGCGTTCGACGCCGTCGACGCCGGTGTCACCCGCGGGGTGGACGTGATCATCGTCGATACGGCGGGACGGCTGCACACGAGTGACGACCTGATGACGGAGTTGCGCAAGATTCACCGGGTGATTGGCAAACGACTCCCCGACGCGCCGCACGAAATTCTGCTCGTACTCGACGGCACCATCGGTCAGAACGCGCTGTCGCAGGCGCGCACCTTCTCGGCCGCGGTACCCGTGACCGGCATTGTAGTCACCAAACTCGATGGCACGGCCAAGGGGGGCATTGTGGTGGCGGTGCACGAGGCGCTCGACGTGCCCATCAAGTTCGTTGGGCTGGGCGAACAGATCGGCGATCTGGAGCCGTTCGACGCCGGTGATTACGCACGGGAGCTGGTCGAGACGTGA